The Rhodocytophaga rosea genome has a segment encoding these proteins:
- a CDS encoding ABC transporter permease, which produces MLTKNWALVLSILYLTFFLGCALLADVLSLGFTPAQLDLQHIYQPPFQWQQTTSGQAIHWLGTDKLGHDLLANLVYGCRTALLVSVPAMLVALLIGLILGSMAGYYGDNSVRVSVSTLFITLLFFPLGYFYGFYTRQFILADAFAAGEGLIALLVSLAIFTGILLIGYFVSKLLNRWGIGKKSVFLPIDQIVLKLIELLSSIPRIIFILCLTAFAKPSLTNIILITGLTYWTEPARLIRAELLRIRAMHYIESAKALGLADVYILFRHALPNALSSIIVAFTFGLTSLIALESTLSFLGIGIPSDIPSWGKMIMSFRSNFTAWWLVVFPGIMLVCTVLALQTCSSFVIKRLNPRRS; this is translated from the coding sequence GTGCTGACAAAGAACTGGGCACTGGTGCTCTCTATCCTGTACTTAACTTTTTTTCTGGGTTGTGCCCTACTGGCCGATGTTTTATCTCTGGGATTTACGCCGGCACAATTAGACCTGCAACATATTTACCAGCCACCCTTTCAGTGGCAGCAAACTACTTCCGGACAGGCAATACACTGGCTGGGAACTGATAAACTAGGTCATGATCTGCTGGCAAATCTGGTGTATGGCTGCCGTACGGCATTGCTGGTAAGTGTACCTGCAATGTTAGTAGCTTTATTAATTGGATTGATTCTGGGAAGTATGGCCGGGTATTATGGAGACAACTCTGTTAGAGTTTCGGTCAGTACACTGTTCATTACCTTACTTTTTTTTCCCCTGGGGTATTTTTATGGGTTTTACACCCGGCAATTTATTCTGGCTGATGCTTTTGCGGCAGGAGAAGGATTGATAGCTTTACTGGTAAGCCTTGCTATTTTCACAGGTATTCTGCTCATTGGCTATTTTGTAAGTAAATTGCTCAACCGATGGGGTATTGGGAAAAAATCGGTATTTCTCCCTATCGATCAGATCGTACTCAAACTAATAGAACTGCTTTCATCTATTCCCCGGATTATTTTTATTCTGTGCCTTACGGCTTTTGCAAAACCATCCTTAACAAATATTATTCTTATCACCGGACTCACCTACTGGACGGAGCCTGCCAGGCTGATCCGGGCAGAATTGCTGCGTATCCGGGCTATGCATTATATTGAATCTGCTAAAGCCTTGGGACTGGCCGATGTATATATCCTGTTTCGCCATGCCCTGCCTAATGCACTTTCTTCCATTATTGTTGCTTTCACGTTTGGTCTGACCAGTTTAATTGCACTAGAGTCTACCCTGTCTTTTCTGGGAATAGGCATTCCTTCAGATATACCTAGCTGGGGAAAAATGATCATGAGTTTTCGGAGTAATTTTACAGCCTGGTGGCTGGTGGTATTTCCGGGAATTATGCTGGTGTGTACGGTATTAGCGCTGCAGACCTGTAGTAGTTTTGTTATCAAACGTCTCAATCCCAGGCGTAGTTAG
- a CDS encoding ABC transporter permease codes for MLKYLLKRIIWIIPTLWFITSVVFILSKLIPGDTFSSEENASTGNLQQDREAYQHYLRRTGQDVPLFYVSLHTLAEPDTLYRLFSVQEYSLAKRMIWQYGNWPAIASYMEKLRVLQQHIRSSTLLLPDKKTISAQTDALWQTSKPEQIQRLFSKLEDQLDSVPSTNLLRDNLQAAEKAFVTVTSTQSPYLNFIPALSWHGVQNQYHQWIKGLLRGSLGESYRDARPVVEIISEAIFPTLLLTILTVLIVFSLAILLNIFIVHEDFSAWRKPVLTVLYMLDTVPVFLIALLLLIFLASGDSLNVLPVYGLGDTSTDEFWLQSLLVYVYYLLLPALCLSIANLPYVTVQLYQAMQETATSDFIITARAKGVMEIGIVARHILRNALLPLITLFTGFFPALLGGALVIEVIFAIPGMGSLLVDSILARDFPLILGIVLVLAFIKVMSHIVADMLYYLADPRVRF; via the coding sequence ATGCTCAAATATCTGCTGAAAAGAATAATATGGATCATCCCAACACTGTGGTTTATTACTTCGGTGGTATTTATATTGAGCAAGCTTATTCCCGGAGATACTTTTTCTTCAGAAGAAAACGCCTCTACCGGAAATCTGCAACAAGACAGAGAAGCTTATCAGCACTACCTCCGGCGAACCGGGCAGGATGTTCCGCTATTCTATGTTAGCCTGCATACCCTGGCCGAACCGGATACCTTATACCGTTTGTTTTCAGTTCAAGAATACAGCCTTGCCAAACGCATGATCTGGCAATATGGCAACTGGCCTGCCATTGCCAGCTATATGGAAAAACTGCGGGTGTTACAGCAGCATATCAGAAGCAGTACATTGCTTCTGCCCGATAAAAAAACAATATCAGCGCAAACAGATGCTTTATGGCAAACGTCAAAGCCGGAACAAATCCAACGCTTGTTTAGCAAACTGGAAGATCAGCTTGACAGTGTTCCTTCCACCAACCTACTCAGGGATAATTTACAAGCAGCAGAAAAGGCATTTGTAACTGTAACCAGTACGCAGTCGCCTTATCTAAACTTTATACCTGCCCTTAGCTGGCATGGCGTACAGAACCAGTATCACCAATGGATAAAGGGATTATTGAGAGGGAGTTTAGGTGAATCGTACCGGGATGCAAGACCAGTTGTTGAAATTATTTCAGAAGCCATTTTTCCTACCTTATTACTCACCATACTTACTGTTCTTATTGTTTTTTCATTAGCCATTCTGCTGAATATATTTATTGTACATGAAGATTTTAGCGCCTGGCGCAAACCTGTACTAACGGTATTATACATGCTGGATACTGTACCTGTCTTTTTGATTGCTTTATTGCTGTTGATTTTTCTGGCTTCCGGAGATAGCTTAAACGTTTTGCCAGTATATGGCCTGGGCGATACCTCAACAGATGAATTCTGGTTGCAATCACTATTGGTTTATGTGTATTACCTGCTATTACCAGCCTTATGCCTGAGTATAGCTAATCTTCCGTACGTTACAGTGCAATTATATCAGGCCATGCAGGAAACCGCTACTAGTGACTTTATTATTACAGCCAGAGCCAAAGGTGTGATGGAAATAGGTATTGTTGCCAGGCATATACTCCGCAATGCACTATTACCCCTGATTACTTTATTTACCGGATTTTTTCCGGCCTTACTGGGTGGGGCACTTGTCATTGAAGTTATTTTTGCGATTCCAGGCATGGGCAGCCTGCTGGTTGATTCTATTCTGGCCAGAGATTTTCCGCTGATTCTGGGAATTGTGCTGGTGCTGGCTTTTATAAAAGTAATGAGCCATATTGTAGCCGATATGCTCTATTACCTGGCAGATCCCAGGGTAAGGTTTTAG
- a CDS encoding DUF3575 domain-containing protein has product MKKYILLGLLLAFTLSICEAQVRRKPTYDRRPAYRTNKRVIDIDDMPKNIIKVNYLSPLAATGSFFYERVINEKMSAQLGFSFSRFTTGSILPALFGDTRVKMRGYAITPEFRYYLSSTEAPRGFFIGPFLRYRHSDATANIDRENAAPIQADAQFTTIGAGVLIGGQWVFGKHFSMDIFMGPSLNARYTKVTTPEVEEREFPVPNLFGPFGFRAGVTVGFAF; this is encoded by the coding sequence ATGAAAAAATATATTCTGTTGGGTTTACTCCTGGCTTTTACGCTAAGCATCTGTGAGGCGCAAGTGCGAAGAAAACCAACTTATGACCGCCGTCCGGCATACCGCACTAATAAAAGAGTGATTGATATAGATGATATGCCTAAAAATATAATCAAGGTGAATTACCTGAGTCCGCTGGCTGCGACTGGTTCATTTTTTTACGAGCGGGTGATCAATGAAAAAATGAGTGCACAGCTGGGCTTTTCATTTTCCAGATTTACTACCGGTTCTATTCTTCCGGCGCTATTTGGTGATACACGGGTGAAAATGCGGGGATATGCCATTACACCTGAGTTCAGGTATTATCTGTCTTCTACCGAAGCGCCCCGGGGCTTTTTTATAGGCCCGTTTCTGCGCTATCGTCATTCTGATGCCACAGCCAATATAGACAGGGAAAATGCCGCTCCTATTCAGGCAGATGCCCAGTTTACAACCATTGGAGCAGGAGTACTCATTGGCGGACAATGGGTGTTCGGAAAACATTTCTCTATGGACATTTTTATGGGACCTTCGCTTAATGCCCGCTATACGAAAGTAACTACGCCGGAAGTGGAAGAAAGGGAATTCCCGGTGCCTAATCTTTTTGGGCCTTTCGGATTCCGGGCAGGCGTTACTGTAGGCTTCGCTTTTTAA
- a CDS encoding MerR family transcriptional regulator, with protein sequence MSVYSIKDLEHLSGIKAHTLRIWEQRYSIITPKRTDTNIRLYDDIDLKLVLNISLLKDHGFKISEIARMSADDITQEVMTITEKKLNYPDQIQALTISMIDLDEDRFEKIMATNILQQGFEQTMIKIIYPFLTKIGVLWQTGAIGPSQEHFISNLIRQKLIVAIDGQLPSRKVVPKKFMLYLPDGELHELSLLFANYILRARQHKVVYLGQSLPFHDLCAAFQVHKPEYLLSIITSMPSQHEVQPYVDKLAAKFPGTQILLSGFQVVSQDISAPENITIVRNIQELIDFAEEEVTVVES encoded by the coding sequence ATGAGCGTTTATTCGATTAAAGACCTGGAACATTTATCAGGAATTAAGGCTCATACATTACGTATCTGGGAACAACGCTACAGCATTATTACTCCCAAACGTACGGATACAAATATTCGCCTCTACGATGATATAGACCTGAAACTAGTGCTTAATATCTCCCTGCTGAAAGATCACGGCTTTAAAATATCTGAGATCGCCAGAATGTCTGCGGATGATATAACGCAGGAAGTAATGACAATCACTGAGAAAAAGCTCAACTATCCCGACCAGATTCAGGCGCTTACCATTTCGATGATAGACCTGGATGAAGACCGTTTTGAGAAGATTATGGCGACCAATATCCTGCAACAGGGCTTTGAGCAGACCATGATCAAGATCATTTATCCGTTCCTGACTAAAATCGGGGTACTCTGGCAAACCGGCGCTATTGGTCCTTCCCAGGAGCATTTTATTTCCAATCTGATCCGCCAGAAACTGATCGTAGCCATAGATGGGCAGCTTCCTTCACGTAAGGTGGTTCCAAAGAAATTTATGCTGTACTTGCCGGATGGGGAATTGCACGAATTGAGCCTGCTTTTTGCCAATTACATTTTGCGGGCAAGGCAACACAAAGTAGTTTACCTGGGGCAAAGCCTGCCTTTTCACGATTTATGTGCCGCCTTTCAGGTACATAAGCCCGAATATCTGTTATCTATTATTACATCAATGCCGAGCCAGCATGAGGTACAGCCTTATGTAGATAAGCTTGCCGCAAAGTTCCCTGGAACACAGATACTTTTAAGCGGCTTTCAGGTAGTATCTCAGGATATATCGGCTCCGGAAAACATTACCATTGTCCGGAATATACAGGAACTGATTGATTTTGCAGAAGAGGAAGTAACAGTAGTTGAAAGTTGA
- a CDS encoding carotenoid biosynthesis protein has protein sequence MERKTYFYKIALALLIAMHIAGIIGLQHPLSRPLFQQLIAFNLLVTAAIVFYFHTDFNRNFIVFSIITFLAGFFIEVIGVATGHVFGVYTYGATLGLKWLNVPLLIGLNWLVLIYCTNIITNKLPFPWWVKALLGACLMVGLDFFIEPMAIQYDMWAWQDNKVPFQNYIGWFIASLVLSALFHIFSFSKKNTIAMLVYAIQLLFFMALALFF, from the coding sequence ATGGAAAGGAAGACGTATTTCTACAAAATAGCTCTGGCTTTGTTAATTGCTATGCATATAGCTGGTATTATTGGTTTGCAGCATCCGCTCAGCCGGCCTTTATTTCAGCAACTGATCGCCTTTAATCTGCTGGTAACGGCAGCTATCGTGTTTTATTTTCATACCGATTTTAACCGCAATTTTATTGTATTCAGCATTATTACCTTTCTGGCCGGGTTTTTTATTGAAGTGATTGGCGTAGCAACCGGCCATGTTTTCGGTGTTTATACCTATGGCGCTACCTTGGGGTTGAAATGGCTGAATGTGCCCCTACTGATCGGATTAAACTGGCTCGTGCTTATTTATTGCACCAATATAATTACCAATAAACTTCCTTTTCCGTGGTGGGTGAAAGCCTTGCTGGGTGCTTGCCTGATGGTGGGTCTCGATTTTTTTATTGAACCGATGGCGATACAATACGATATGTGGGCATGGCAGGACAATAAAGTCCCTTTTCAAAATTATATAGGCTGGTTTATAGCTTCACTGGTACTTTCGGCTTTATTTCATATTTTCAGCTTTTCAAAAAAAAACACAATTGCCATGCTGGTGTATGCGATTCAACTACTATTTTTTATGGCACTGGCGCTATTTTTTTAA
- a CDS encoding glycosyltransferase, translating into MIAIAILVYCFLVIRFVVTLNNCISKPFLPYSSQPHTELVSILVPARNEALNIPHLLASIQQQEYSNYELIVLDDDSSDETAAIINQFVTTEPRCKLISGKPLPEGWLGKNWACHQLAMLASGKYLLFVDADVRIGEGFIRSAIQEMKRKNLSLLSVFNDQVMLSAGEKMVVPLMHYLLLTLLPLRLVYSTKNHQIAAASGQCMLFEAEAYHTHQFHQQAKAEVVEDIYIMQRVKKAGLTGAACLANGLIHCRMYSSYQEAIAGFSKNLMAGFGNRVWVTSIYIMLITVGYLAFLSPDVTQLFPGRSALFLFYGSVLFFIVSIRVMVSWLSNQNIFVNLWFHPVHMITIQLLLLISIYKRITHTNKWKGRRISTK; encoded by the coding sequence TTGATTGCAATTGCGATACTCGTTTACTGCTTCCTGGTTATCCGGTTTGTGGTCACCCTCAACAATTGTATTAGCAAACCATTTCTTCCCTATTCCAGTCAGCCTCATACTGAGCTGGTTTCCATTCTGGTACCTGCCCGCAATGAAGCTTTGAATATTCCGCACTTACTGGCAAGTATTCAACAACAAGAGTATAGTAACTATGAGTTAATTGTTCTCGACGATGATTCTTCGGATGAAACGGCGGCTATCATAAACCAGTTTGTGACTACAGAACCTAGATGTAAGCTTATTTCCGGGAAACCGTTGCCTGAAGGATGGCTGGGTAAAAACTGGGCTTGTCACCAGCTGGCAATGTTAGCTTCCGGAAAGTATCTGTTGTTTGTAGATGCCGATGTACGGATTGGGGAGGGCTTTATCCGGTCGGCAATTCAGGAAATGAAGCGTAAAAACCTGAGTTTGCTATCTGTATTTAATGACCAGGTCATGCTGTCGGCCGGCGAAAAAATGGTCGTCCCACTGATGCATTACTTGCTGCTGACCTTGCTCCCGTTGCGGCTGGTGTATAGCACAAAAAATCACCAGATTGCTGCTGCTTCCGGGCAATGTATGCTTTTTGAAGCAGAGGCATACCATACCCATCAATTCCATCAGCAGGCCAAAGCAGAAGTAGTAGAAGATATTTATATTATGCAACGAGTTAAAAAAGCTGGCCTTACTGGGGCGGCTTGTCTGGCCAATGGCTTGATTCATTGTCGGATGTATAGTAGCTATCAAGAAGCAATCGCCGGTTTTAGCAAAAACCTGATGGCGGGTTTTGGAAACAGGGTTTGGGTTACTTCGATATACATAATGCTTATTACGGTGGGATATTTAGCTTTTTTATCGCCAGATGTTACTCAACTTTTTCCCGGTAGGTCAGCCTTATTTCTATTTTATGGATCAGTTCTCTTTTTCATTGTTAGCATTCGTGTAATGGTTTCCTGGCTGAGCAATCAGAACATATTCGTTAATCTGTGGTTTCATCCTGTACACATGATTACCATTCAACTATTATTGTTGATTTCTATTTACAAGCGCATTACCCATACTAATAAATGGAAAGGAAGACGTATTTCTACAAAATAG
- a CDS encoding DEAD/DEAH box helicase encodes MTTFQDFKLNKQLLSAVEDAGFQTPTEIQQKAISLILAGHDVLGIAQTGTGKTAAYLLPLLMKVKYAQGTHPRALILAPTRELVMQIDEHITFLSKYLDIRHTSVYGGIGPKTQIETIGKGIDILVATPGRLLDIYLKGDLVLKEIKTLVLDEADKMMDMGFMPQIRKVLEVIPVKRQNLLFSATFPEKVERLSAEFLEFPVRVEATPESTPVETVTQVLYEVPNLKTKINLLSFLLKDAQAFNRVIIFTRTKQNADNIYKFLTRKMLTEDIRVLHANKGQNTRINSMEAFKEGNVRILVTTDVVARGIDISLVSHVINFDVPLIYEDYVHRIGRTGRANQTGEAITFMTEPEAYHIARIEKLIRMPIPRKSLPAEVEVIETPFEESQAMAMEIDQQRKKEDPTYQGAFHEKKAKNRKRPDLKSGSKTRGKKFKGS; translated from the coding sequence ATGACCACCTTTCAGGATTTTAAGTTAAACAAGCAATTGCTATCAGCTGTGGAAGATGCAGGTTTTCAAACACCTACTGAAATTCAACAGAAAGCCATTTCGCTTATTCTGGCCGGGCACGATGTACTGGGCATTGCCCAGACCGGTACCGGAAAGACGGCAGCTTATCTGCTTCCGCTGCTGATGAAAGTAAAATATGCACAGGGAACCCATCCAAGAGCCTTGATTTTAGCGCCCACCCGCGAACTGGTGATGCAGATTGACGAACATATTACATTTTTAAGCAAATACCTCGACATTCGGCATACCTCTGTTTATGGCGGAATTGGACCAAAAACACAGATTGAAACCATTGGAAAGGGAATTGACATACTGGTAGCCACGCCAGGCCGCTTACTGGATATCTACCTCAAAGGAGATCTGGTTTTGAAGGAAATAAAAACCCTGGTACTGGATGAAGCCGACAAAATGATGGACATGGGTTTTATGCCCCAGATCCGGAAAGTACTGGAAGTAATACCTGTGAAAAGGCAGAATTTGCTTTTTTCGGCCACTTTTCCCGAAAAAGTAGAACGTTTGTCTGCGGAGTTCCTGGAATTTCCGGTGCGGGTGGAAGCCACTCCGGAATCGACACCGGTAGAAACTGTAACGCAGGTATTATACGAAGTACCTAATCTGAAAACAAAAATTAATCTGCTGAGCTTTCTGCTGAAAGATGCACAAGCATTTAACCGGGTTATCATCTTCACCAGGACGAAACAAAACGCCGACAATATTTATAAATTTCTCACCCGGAAAATGCTTACCGAAGACATCCGGGTGCTGCATGCCAATAAGGGACAGAATACCCGTATTAATTCCATGGAAGCTTTTAAGGAAGGAAATGTACGGATACTGGTAACGACCGATGTAGTGGCCAGGGGCATTGATATAAGCCTGGTAAGTCATGTGATTAATTTTGATGTACCCCTGATTTATGAAGATTATGTGCACCGCATTGGCCGTACTGGCCGGGCCAACCAGACTGGTGAAGCCATTACCTTTATGACAGAACCGGAAGCCTATCATATAGCCAGAATCGAAAAACTCATCCGCATGCCTATTCCCAGGAAAAGCCTGCCTGCGGAAGTAGAAGTAATTGAAACACCATTTGAGGAGTCACAAGCCATGGCGATGGAAATAGATCAGCAACGCAAGAAAGAAGACCCTACATACCAGGGGGCTTTTCATGAGAAAAAAGCAAAAAACAGGAAACGGCCAGATCTAAAATCCGGTAGTAAGACCAGGGGGAAAAAATTCAAAGGTTCCTGA
- a CDS encoding UDP-2,3-diacylglucosamine diphosphatase, translated as MLLKTHFRTIVISDVHLGTSGSKAKELIHFLKQNTCDKLILNGDIIDGWQLKKYGTWKKKHTRFFKTVLKMIEEYDTKVIYLRGNHDDFLDQVLPLKVGNFSIQRDYVLKSKDKQYYVTHGDIFDSITTKLKWMAKLGDLGYTFLLWVNKLYNNYRTSRGLPYYSLSQVIKHKVKSAVSYISDFETQLAAVARIKNCDGIICGHIHQPAIKQFDDILYLNSGDWVESLSALVQDDSGEWSLLYYNETSGSAYVEEDMEDAAEGEEEVNPLEQLNTIKLLKKVS; from the coding sequence ATTCTATTGAAGACGCATTTTAGAACCATTGTAATTTCAGATGTGCATTTAGGTACATCAGGCTCCAAGGCCAAGGAACTTATCCATTTTTTGAAGCAGAATACCTGCGACAAGTTAATCCTCAACGGCGATATTATTGACGGATGGCAGCTTAAAAAGTATGGGACCTGGAAGAAAAAACATACCCGTTTTTTCAAAACTGTACTCAAAATGATCGAAGAGTACGATACAAAAGTGATCTATCTGCGGGGCAATCACGACGATTTTTTAGACCAGGTCCTGCCCCTCAAAGTAGGCAATTTTTCTATTCAGCGGGATTATGTACTGAAATCAAAAGACAAGCAGTACTATGTTACCCACGGCGATATTTTCGATTCCATTACTACCAAGCTCAAATGGATGGCCAAGCTAGGCGACCTGGGTTATACTTTTTTACTGTGGGTGAACAAACTTTATAATAATTACCGTACCAGCCGGGGTCTCCCCTATTATTCACTTTCCCAGGTGATCAAGCACAAAGTAAAATCGGCTGTATCCTATATCTCCGATTTTGAAACCCAGCTGGCAGCCGTAGCGAGAATTAAAAATTGCGATGGCATTATTTGCGGACATATTCACCAGCCCGCTATTAAGCAGTTCGACGATATACTGTACCTCAATTCCGGAGACTGGGTAGAATCTCTCAGTGCTTTGGTGCAGGATGATTCCGGTGAATGGAGCCTGCTATATTACAATGAAACCAGTGGTTCTGCTTATGTTGAAGAAGATATGGAGGATGCCGCAGAAGGTGAAGAGGAAGTTAATCCGCTGGAGCAGTTGAATACGATCAAATTGCTCAAAAAAGTATCCTGA
- a CDS encoding sterol desaturase family protein, translated as MNINPIVLSIPVFFILIGVELLVERFRQQKLYRLNDALTNISCGIGEQVTGVFMKLFVVSIYQYIYEQYAIFHIPTTWLTGILLFIAVDFFYYWFHRYSHEINLFWGGHVVHHQSEEYNLSVALRQGWFQKVFSFAFYLPLALIGFETLLFVTVASLVTLYQFWIHTKAIGKLGWLEWVLNTPSHHRVHHGVNPKYIDKNHAGALIIWDRMFGTFQQEEEEPVYGITKPLNSWNPFWANMQHWVDMMHTIKQTPGWADKLRVVFMPPGWRPAYMGGTIPIPEVDRSRYHKYNTDSPAQLNYYVFFQYVCTLIGASLFLFTAEQLPFLLKMFSAALIVLAIVNCGALFEKKKWVYVAEFIRLVASSAFCVYLAYSSVWFMAVTIGIGVFTCISAFWLLRLNYIFYPEATKKHMAA; from the coding sequence ATGAATATCAATCCGATTGTATTGTCTATTCCTGTATTTTTTATTCTGATCGGAGTAGAGTTACTGGTCGAACGTTTCCGGCAACAGAAATTATATCGTCTTAATGATGCACTTACCAACATCAGTTGCGGTATTGGTGAGCAGGTGACCGGGGTATTTATGAAATTGTTTGTTGTATCTATTTACCAGTATATTTATGAACAATATGCCATCTTTCATATTCCTACCACCTGGCTTACCGGCATTCTGCTGTTTATAGCCGTAGATTTCTTTTACTACTGGTTTCACCGCTACAGCCATGAAATTAACTTATTCTGGGGCGGACATGTGGTACATCACCAGAGCGAAGAATACAATTTGTCGGTGGCTCTACGGCAAGGCTGGTTTCAGAAAGTATTCTCTTTTGCCTTTTACCTGCCCCTGGCCTTGATCGGCTTCGAGACCTTATTATTTGTTACGGTTGCTTCCCTGGTTACACTGTATCAGTTCTGGATTCATACCAAAGCCATTGGTAAATTAGGCTGGCTGGAATGGGTATTGAATACACCTTCGCACCACCGGGTACATCATGGTGTAAATCCCAAATACATTGATAAAAACCATGCAGGAGCGCTCATCATCTGGGACCGCATGTTTGGTACTTTTCAGCAGGAGGAAGAAGAACCAGTGTATGGCATAACTAAACCACTCAACAGCTGGAATCCGTTCTGGGCCAATATGCAGCACTGGGTAGATATGATGCATACCATCAAACAAACTCCCGGATGGGCTGACAAACTCCGGGTAGTATTTATGCCTCCAGGCTGGCGTCCGGCGTATATGGGAGGCACTATTCCTATTCCGGAAGTAGACCGGAGCCGTTACCACAAATACAATACGGATTCACCGGCTCAATTGAACTATTATGTTTTCTTTCAATATGTGTGTACGCTAATCGGCGCTTCGCTTTTTTTGTTCACTGCTGAGCAGTTGCCTTTTCTTCTGAAAATGTTTTCTGCTGCTCTTATTGTACTTGCCATTGTGAACTGTGGTGCTTTGTTCGAAAAGAAAAAATGGGTATATGTGGCTGAATTTATCCGGCTCGTTGCCAGCAGTGCTTTTTGTGTTTATCTGGCCTATTCCTCCGTTTGGTTTATGGCAGTAACCATAGGTATTGGTGTTTTTACCTGTATTTCTGCATTCTGGCTGCTGCGTCTGAATTATATTTTTTATCCGGAAGCCACCAAGAAACATATGGCTGCCTGA
- a CDS encoding dihydroorotase, translated as MQRNILITNAQIVNEGQIIKADVLIKDGLIYKIEKEISAGNSQVIDAEGKYLFPGVIDDQVHFREPGLTHKATIHSESRAAVAGGVTSFMEMPNTVPNALTQELLADKYRIGELTSLANYSFFMGASNDNMAEVLKTDPVNVCGIKIFMGSSTGNMLVDNEKTLSGIFRESSMLIATHCEDEATIRANAEKYKKQYGDTAFAAIHPIIRNEEACLKSSSMAVEVAKAYNARLHILHISTADELHLFTNQIPLAQKRITAEVCVHHLWFDAGDYETLGNLIKCNPAIKDIHHKKALLDALLDDRLDIIATDHAPHTWEEKSQGYWQAPSGVPLIQYALPMMLEFYHQGKISLEKIAEKMSHAPAICFQMDKRGFIREGYWADLTLVDLHNSTHVTKETILYRCGWSPFEGRSFRSAITHTIVSGHLAYANNNFDESVKGQRLLFKR; from the coding sequence ATGCAGCGCAATATTTTGATCACCAATGCACAAATCGTAAATGAAGGCCAGATTATAAAAGCCGATGTATTAATTAAAGACGGCCTGATATATAAAATAGAAAAAGAAATTTCTGCCGGAAACAGCCAGGTAATAGATGCAGAAGGCAAATATTTGTTTCCGGGCGTAATAGATGACCAGGTACATTTCCGCGAGCCAGGACTCACCCATAAAGCCACCATTCATTCGGAGAGTAGAGCAGCGGTAGCCGGTGGCGTAACGTCGTTTATGGAGATGCCTAATACGGTACCTAATGCCTTAACCCAGGAACTGCTCGCGGATAAATACCGGATTGGGGAACTTACTTCCCTGGCTAATTACTCTTTCTTTATGGGTGCTTCCAACGATAATATGGCGGAAGTACTCAAAACAGATCCGGTGAACGTATGCGGCATTAAGATTTTTATGGGTTCATCCACCGGGAATATGCTGGTTGATAATGAAAAGACCCTTTCTGGTATTTTCAGGGAAAGTTCTATGCTGATTGCCACCCATTGCGAAGATGAAGCTACCATCCGGGCTAATGCCGAGAAATACAAAAAGCAATACGGAGATACGGCTTTTGCTGCCATTCATCCGATTATCCGCAATGAAGAAGCCTGCCTGAAATCTTCTTCTATGGCCGTAGAAGTAGCCAAAGCCTATAATGCCCGCTTACATATTCTGCATATCTCCACTGCCGATGAATTACATTTGTTTACCAACCAGATTCCTCTAGCCCAAAAGCGAATTACGGCCGAAGTATGTGTACACCACCTCTGGTTTGATGCCGGTGACTATGAAACGCTGGGAAACCTGATCAAATGTAATCCGGCCATTAAAGATATACATCACAAAAAAGCCCTGCTGGATGCGTTGCTCGACGACCGCCTGGATATTATTGCTACCGATCATGCGCCACATACCTGGGAAGAAAAAAGCCAGGGTTACTGGCAGGCGCCCTCCGGTGTACCCCTGATCCAATATGCATTACCTATGATGCTGGAATTTTATCACCAGGGTAAAATCAGTTTAGAAAAGATCGCCGAAAAAATGAGCCATGCGCCAGCCATCTGTTTTCAAATGGATAAAAGGGGATTTATCCGGGAAGGCTACTGGGCAGATCTTACCCTGGTGGACCTACATAATTCTACCCATGTAACCAAAGAGACTATTTTGTACCGGTGCGGATGGTCACCTTTTGAAGGCAGGAGTTTCCGGTCGGCCATTACACATACCATCGTATCGGGCCATCTGGCCTATGCCAACAATAATTTCGATGAAAGTGTAAAAGGACAAAGGCTCTTGTTTAAACGATAA